A section of the Rhodobacteraceae bacterium M382 genome encodes:
- a CDS encoding SDR family NAD(P)-dependent oxidoreductase has product MKTAVISGGAGGLGRALSTALQSQGWRVALIDRDISGLDRHPTQLPLQCDLTDPAQLSATMDQLLTDTPQIDLAIYNAGVTHIGSFADTAPDTHRTVFDINYFAAISMAHALLHPVRAARGTHLAISSVAGFAPLHNRTAYAASKHALQGFFTSLRSEERRHGVTVQIAAPSFVATNTGNPDRQPDGTARPGSAPDGLDYMSPEQAARQILRGHGTGRPMIPVGRIATAAWWINGIAPRLYQRLMERQIRGL; this is encoded by the coding sequence GTGAAAACCGCGGTCATTTCAGGCGGGGCTGGCGGGCTGGGCCGCGCGCTGAGCACGGCGCTGCAATCACAGGGATGGCGGGTTGCGCTGATTGATCGCGATATCTCAGGGCTGGACAGGCACCCCACACAGTTGCCCCTGCAATGTGACCTGACCGATCCGGCCCAATTGTCTGCAACCATGGATCAGCTGCTGACCGATACCCCCCAGATCGACCTGGCGATCTACAATGCCGGCGTCACCCATATCGGGTCCTTTGCCGATACCGCACCGGACACCCACCGCACCGTGTTTGACATCAACTACTTCGCGGCCATCTCCATGGCCCATGCGCTGCTGCACCCGGTCCGCGCCGCCCGTGGCACACATCTGGCCATATCTTCCGTCGCCGGCTTTGCGCCCCTGCACAATCGCACCGCCTATGCCGCCTCAAAACACGCGCTCCAGGGCTTCTTCACGTCCTTGCGCTCCGAAGAACGCCGCCATGGCGTCACGGTCCAGATCGCAGCCCCCTCCTTTGTCGCCACCAATACCGGCAATCCAGATCGCCAACCCGATGGGACCGCGCGCCCCGGCTCCGCTCCGGATGGCCTCGACTACATGTCGCCCGAACAGGCCGCCCGACAGATCCTGCGCGGCCATGGGACCGGTCGCCCCATGATCCCTGTGGGCCGCATCGCGACAGCTGCCTGGTGGATCAACGGCATCGCCCCCCGCCTCTATCAACGCCTCATGGAGCGTCAGATACGCGGGCTGTGA
- a CDS encoding SDR family oxidoreductase, translated as MTRILITGASGMIGHALLDLLGKTSHDIIATDLRAPALPTAARFLPMDVTGSDPERVITQTRPDVIVHLASIVTPSAGASRDLAHAVDVTGTRNVLRAACANGVRRLVVTSSGAAYGYHADNPVPLRETDALRGNPEFAYADHKRQVEEMLAKARQSHPSLEQVVLRVGTVLGADTNNQITALFHKPRLLAVRGCDSPFVFIWTQDLAHILLRACTDGPPGIFNVAGDGSLSIDDLARSLNKPVLRLPATALKAALAIAKPLGLTRYGPEQVRFLQYRPVLANDRLKSDFGYTPQLDSAQVFDLWRRQAGL; from the coding sequence ATGACCCGCATTCTGATCACCGGTGCGTCAGGCATGATTGGGCACGCCCTGCTGGACCTGCTGGGAAAGACCTCACACGACATCATCGCGACCGATCTGCGCGCGCCCGCCTTGCCCACAGCGGCCCGGTTCCTGCCCATGGACGTGACGGGATCGGACCCGGAGCGCGTGATCACCCAAACCCGACCGGATGTGATCGTGCATCTCGCGTCGATCGTCACCCCGTCTGCCGGTGCCAGCCGGGATCTGGCCCATGCCGTCGATGTCACCGGCACCCGGAACGTGCTGCGGGCAGCCTGCGCCAACGGGGTGCGGCGACTGGTGGTGACATCCTCGGGGGCTGCCTATGGCTATCACGCCGACAACCCAGTGCCCCTGCGCGAAACCGATGCCCTGCGGGGCAACCCGGAATTTGCCTACGCCGATCACAAACGCCAGGTCGAAGAGATGCTGGCCAAAGCGCGTCAAAGCCACCCCTCGCTCGAACAGGTCGTGCTGCGGGTTGGCACGGTTCTGGGCGCAGATACCAACAACCAGATCACCGCGCTGTTTCACAAACCCCGCCTGTTGGCGGTGCGCGGCTGCGACAGCCCGTTTGTCTTTATCTGGACCCAGGATCTGGCGCATATTCTACTGCGCGCCTGCACCGATGGCCCGCCCGGCATTTTCAACGTCGCCGGGGATGGCAGCCTGAGCATCGACGATCTGGCCCGGTCACTGAACAAACCGGTCCTGCGCCTGCCCGCCACCGCGTTGAAAGCCGCCCTGGCGATCGCAAAACCACTTGGCCTGACCCGCTATGGCCCCGAACAGGTCCGGTTCCTGCAATATCGCCCGGTTCTGGCCAATGACCGTCTCAAATCCGACTTTGGCTATACGCCGCAGCTCGACAGTGCCCAGGTGTTTGACCTGTGGCGCAGACAGGCGGGCCTGTGA
- a CDS encoding bile acid:sodium symporter family protein codes for MNIDDVALNFSPGSLTLLNAILAIVMFSIAIDLSPADFRRLARAPRALITGLISQFLVLPVLTFVLIWITAPRPSIALGLILVAACPGGNISNFITHRAGGNSALSVSMTAFATVGAVVLTPLNIALWGSLYPPTRAILQSTAIDPVQIAVTVSLMLILPLVLGVQLNQRHPELTARLRKPLQIVSFLIFVAFVLLALAANWSFFLGFAGTVAGLVVLHNSLALGGGYLTATLAGLSAFDRRAVTIETGIQNSGLGLVLIFAFFNGLGGMAVVAAFWGIWHAISGIALAGVLARTPLDRPEPEPTA; via the coding sequence ATGAACATCGACGACGTCGCGCTGAACTTCAGCCCCGGATCACTGACACTGCTGAATGCGATCCTGGCGATCGTCATGTTTTCCATTGCCATTGATTTGTCCCCTGCCGACTTTCGCCGATTGGCGCGGGCCCCCCGGGCGCTGATCACCGGGTTGATCTCGCAGTTTCTTGTGCTGCCGGTGCTGACGTTTGTTCTGATCTGGATCACTGCGCCGCGCCCGTCAATTGCGCTGGGTCTGATCCTGGTTGCCGCCTGCCCCGGTGGCAATATCTCGAATTTCATCACCCATCGCGCCGGAGGCAATTCCGCCCTTTCGGTATCGATGACCGCCTTTGCCACGGTCGGTGCCGTTGTGCTGACCCCGCTCAATATCGCGCTTTGGGGCAGCCTCTATCCGCCAACCCGCGCGATCCTGCAGTCCACCGCCATCGACCCGGTTCAGATCGCAGTCACCGTCTCCCTGATGCTGATCCTGCCTCTGGTTCTGGGCGTGCAGTTGAACCAGCGCCACCCGGAATTGACCGCGCGCCTGCGCAAACCGTTGCAAATCGTTTCCTTCCTGATCTTTGTCGCCTTTGTGCTGCTGGCGCTGGCCGCCAACTGGAGCTTTTTCCTGGGCTTTGCCGGGACCGTCGCAGGGCTTGTCGTCCTGCACAATTCACTGGCTCTGGGCGGCGGGTATCTGACAGCAACGCTGGCTGGTCTGTCCGCCTTTGACCGGCGCGCCGTGACCATTGAAACCGGCATTCAGAATTCGGGTCTGGGGCTGGTGCTGATCTTTGCCTTTTTCAATGGGTTGGGCGGCATGGCCGTGGTCGCCGCCTTTTGGGGCATCTGGCACGCGATATCCGGTATCGCGCTGGCCGGCGTCCTGGCCCGCACACCGCTGGACCGCCCGGAACCGGAGCCCACCGCATGA